Part of the Stackebrandtia endophytica genome is shown below.
CGTGCGAGTTCGGCGTATGACATGCGGGCCTGGGTCTGAAGCAGCTGTACGATGCGCCGGTCGATGTCGTCCATCCGGCGACTCTAACCTGACCAAAAGATGTCGATGATCACCTGGCAGAATGCCCTGATTGGTGCTGTAATGGGGTCATACGCGCCCAACCAGGGCATTCAGCACGGTTTCTTAAGGGGTGCTCGGCCAATGGAAAACGATCGGCTTTTGACTCCCGGTGAGGTCGCCGCGCTGTTTCGCGTCGACCCGAAAACCGTGACCCGTTGGGCCGCGTCAGGGCGGATCGGCAGCATTCGCACGCCAGGTGGTCATCGCCGATTCCGTGAGTCCGAGGTTCGCGCGTTGCTTCAGGGAGAACTGGGCGACGCGTCACCACTGGAACAAGAACAAGAATAGATAACCTGGTTCACACCGGTTCACTGCGGGTACGGTCGGCGAAACCACCGCCCAATTCACCACGCCACCGCGTATACAGCGAGTGCCGAACATCCAGGGCGTCCAGGATCCGGCCCGCGAGGAAATCCACCAGTTGTTGCAGCTGCGTCGCGCCCGCGTAGAAGCCGGGCGAGGCGGGCAGCACGACCGCGCCCGCGTCGTGCAGGGACAGCAGGTGCACCAGGTGCGATCGTGACACCGGGGTCTCCCGGGGTACGACGACCACCGGTCGGCGTTCCTTCAGATTGACGTCGGCGGCCCGTTGCAGCAGGTCCTTCGACAGACCCTGTGCGATACCCGCGCACGCGGCGGTGCTCGCCGGGACGACGACCATGCCGCGCACCGGGTAGGAACCGCTGGAGGGGCCGGCGGCGAGATCGCCGGCGGACCAGTACTCGATGTCGGCGTCGGAGAGGTCGCGGTCCAGCCAGGTCGCCAGGTCGTCCTTCCAGTGCGCGTCGCGAAACGCGTTACCGGTCTCGTCGAGGATGGTGAGCCGCGCGGCTCGGGACACCACCAGATCGACTGCCTCACCCGCGTCGAGCAGCCCGGTCAACACCGCGCGCGCGTACGGCGTGCCGGAGGCACCGGATACACCCACCACCCAAGGACGTCGCATACCTTCCAGGGTGCCTGATCCGGTAGTCGTCGATGGCGGTGGCGTCGCCCGCGGCAGCGACGCCCGGTGTGCAAGGTTTTGACAGTTCGGGGCTGGATCCGTTGTCTAGGTTGACTTCCGGTGTACCCGATGCCCCGGAACGTCCGGTGCCTGCTCTGGATGCGCCCAAGGAGATTCCCCCATGAAGAAGATCACACGGCTGGCGGATTCGGTGCTGGAGCGCTTGGTGAGGTCGTCGACGGCCTCGGCGAGCAAGGATTACAGCTGGACCGAGTGCAGGGTGACCGCGTACTGCGCGATGAAGGGGGTCCGGGAGCGGTTCACCTGCATTCGGCGCGAGGGCATCCCCTGGTGCGCCAGCAAGGGCTGCAACTGCTGAGTCGGTCGTCCGGCGGATCCGTCACCCGATCGGCCCGTTCCACGCACGGAACCCGCGGCAGCGACGCCCGGTGTGCAAGGTTTTGACAGTTCGGGGCTGGATCCGTTGTCTAGGTTG
Proteins encoded:
- a CDS encoding BldC family transcriptional regulator; protein product: MENDRLLTPGEVAALFRVDPKTVTRWAASGRIGSIRTPGGHRRFRESEVRALLQGELGDASPLEQEQE
- a CDS encoding UbiX family flavin prenyltransferase, whose amino-acid sequence is MRRPWVVGVSGASGTPYARAVLTGLLDAGEAVDLVVSRAARLTILDETGNAFRDAHWKDDLATWLDRDLSDADIEYWSAGDLAAGPSSGSYPVRGMVVVPASTAACAGIAQGLSKDLLQRAADVNLKERRPVVVVPRETPVSRSHLVHLLSLHDAGAVVLPASPGFYAGATQLQQLVDFLAGRILDALDVRHSLYTRWRGELGGGFADRTRSEPV